A stretch of Imperialibacter roseus DNA encodes these proteins:
- the gyrA gene encoding DNA gyrase subunit A — MAEEDKSNIIPINIEDEMRGAYIDYSMSVIISRALPDVRDGLKPVHRRVLFGMLDLGVNYNKAYKKSARIVGEVLGKYHPHGDSSVYDTMVRMAQDWSLRYPLVDGQGNFGSVDGDSPAAMRYTEARLKRIAEELLADINKNTVDFQPNFDDSLEEPTVLPGKFPNLLVNGSSGIAVGMATNMAPHNLSEVVDGTIAYIDNKEITVEELIKYVKAPDFPTGGIIYGYSGVRAALETGRGRVVMRAKAEIEAMPSGREQIIVTEIPYQVNKASMIEKTAALVNEKKIEGISDIRDESDRDGFRIVYELKRDAVANIVLNKLYKYTQLQTSFGVNNVALVKGRPQTLNLKDLIQYFVEHRHEVVIRRTQFELDEAEKRAHILLGYLIALDNLDEVINLIRSSRDPDTAKTGLMEKFGLSEIQAKAILEMRLQRLTGMEREKIQKEYDEVMALIDRLKEILEKEELRMGIIKDELLEMKDRYGDERRTAIEMVGDEFTMEDMIADDEMVITISHQGYIKRTPLVEYRTQGRGGVGSRGVTMKDDDFPEHLFVATAHNYLLIFTALGRVFWLKVYEIPEGGKVTKGRAIQNLINIEPSDSVRTVINVKNLSDADYINNNYIMMCTKLGTIKKTSLEAYSRPRTNGINAINVVEGDQLLSVSLTNGDNHIVIAKSKGKAIHFHESDVRPMGRNATGVKGVTREGADDIVVGMVAVSREDTNILVVSEKGYGKRSSIEDYRITKRGGKGVKTINITEKTGSLVAIKEVVDTDDLMIVNRSGITIRISVEVLRVMGRNTQGVRLIKLNDTDAIASVEKIEAIEEDEITEEGGEVDSENTSPEASDAENANNDEPQDE, encoded by the coding sequence ATGGCAGAAGAAGACAAGTCAAATATCATCCCAATTAATATTGAAGATGAAATGCGGGGTGCCTACATCGACTACTCCATGTCGGTGATTATTTCCAGGGCACTTCCCGACGTTAGGGATGGTCTGAAACCGGTTCACAGAAGGGTGCTTTTCGGCATGCTTGATCTCGGTGTGAACTATAACAAGGCATATAAGAAGTCGGCGAGAATAGTAGGTGAGGTACTGGGTAAGTACCACCCTCATGGTGACTCCTCGGTGTACGATACCATGGTACGTATGGCTCAGGATTGGTCATTGCGTTATCCGCTGGTCGATGGTCAGGGCAACTTTGGTAGTGTCGATGGTGATTCACCGGCAGCCATGCGTTACACGGAAGCACGACTGAAAAGAATTGCAGAAGAGCTGCTTGCCGATATCAACAAGAATACGGTCGATTTTCAGCCCAATTTTGACGACTCACTGGAAGAGCCTACTGTGCTCCCTGGCAAGTTCCCTAACCTGCTGGTGAATGGAAGTAGTGGTATTGCCGTAGGTATGGCTACAAATATGGCCCCTCACAACCTGAGTGAGGTGGTAGACGGCACGATTGCCTATATCGACAACAAAGAAATTACCGTTGAGGAGCTGATTAAATATGTAAAGGCGCCAGATTTCCCAACCGGGGGCATCATATATGGCTACTCTGGCGTAAGGGCTGCGCTAGAAACAGGCCGGGGCAGAGTGGTGATGCGTGCCAAAGCTGAAATCGAAGCAATGCCGTCGGGCAGGGAGCAGATCATCGTTACGGAAATTCCTTATCAGGTCAACAAGGCCTCGATGATTGAAAAGACTGCCGCACTGGTAAACGAAAAGAAGATAGAAGGCATATCTGACATCCGTGACGAATCGGACAGGGACGGCTTCAGGATCGTTTATGAATTAAAGAGAGATGCGGTGGCCAATATCGTACTCAACAAACTGTATAAATATACGCAGCTTCAAACCTCATTTGGCGTAAACAATGTGGCCCTTGTTAAAGGACGTCCGCAAACGCTCAACCTGAAGGACCTGATTCAGTATTTTGTAGAGCACAGACATGAGGTGGTGATCCGCAGGACCCAGTTTGAGCTGGATGAAGCCGAAAAGCGTGCCCATATCTTGCTGGGCTACCTGATCGCTTTAGATAACCTCGACGAAGTGATCAACCTGATTCGTTCATCAAGGGATCCTGATACAGCGAAAACGGGATTGATGGAGAAGTTTGGCCTGAGCGAGATACAAGCCAAGGCCATTCTGGAAATGAGACTTCAGCGCCTTACCGGCATGGAGCGTGAGAAAATCCAGAAAGAGTATGATGAAGTAATGGCGCTGATCGACAGGTTGAAGGAAATCCTGGAGAAAGAAGAGCTTCGTATGGGCATTATCAAAGACGAACTTCTTGAAATGAAGGACAGATATGGTGATGAGCGTCGCACGGCCATTGAAATGGTTGGTGATGAGTTCACCATGGAGGATATGATTGCCGACGATGAAATGGTCATTACTATTTCACATCAGGGCTATATCAAGCGCACACCACTGGTTGAGTACCGAACGCAGGGCAGGGGTGGAGTTGGCTCAAGAGGTGTGACCATGAAGGACGATGATTTTCCTGAGCACCTTTTTGTAGCTACTGCCCACAACTACCTGCTGATTTTTACAGCGCTGGGACGTGTATTTTGGCTGAAAGTGTATGAAATTCCTGAAGGTGGTAAGGTAACCAAAGGAAGGGCGATACAGAACCTTATCAATATTGAGCCGAGTGATTCCGTCAGAACCGTTATTAATGTGAAGAACCTTTCTGATGCGGACTACATCAACAATAACTACATCATGATGTGTACCAAATTGGGTACCATCAAGAAAACTTCGCTTGAGGCTTATTCAAGGCCTAGAACGAACGGTATCAACGCCATTAATGTGGTGGAGGGAGACCAGTTACTTAGTGTGAGCCTTACTAACGGCGATAACCACATAGTGATTGCCAAGAGCAAAGGAAAGGCCATTCATTTCCACGAATCCGATGTGAGACCGATGGGACGGAATGCGACTGGAGTGAAAGGCGTTACCAGAGAAGGAGCCGACGATATTGTAGTTGGCATGGTTGCTGTATCAAGGGAGGATACGAATATTCTGGTTGTGTCTGAGAAAGGCTATGGAAAGCGTTCTTCGATAGAAGACTACCGTATTACGAAGCGTGGCGGAAAAGGTGTTAAAACGATCAACATCACAGAAAAGACTGGTTCACTTGTTGCCATCAAGGAGGTGGTAGATACCGACGACCTGATGATTGTGAATCGCTCAGGCATCACCATCAGGATTTCGGTAGAGGTGCTGAGAGTAATGGGCCGGAATACGCAGGGAGTGAGGCTTATTAAACTTAACGACACGGATGCGATTGCTTCGGTAGAGAAAATAGAGGCAATTGAGGAAGACGAAATAACGGAAGAAGGAGGTGAGGTTGACAGCGAAAATACGAGTCCTGAAGCGTCCGATGCTGAAAACGCTAATAACGACGAGCCACAAGACGAATAA